The Gemmatimonadota bacterium genomic interval GAGCTCGAGGATCTGGCGTTCAAGTTCTTGGAGCCGGACGCTTACGCGGCGCTCACCAAGAAGATCAAGCAGCGCCGCAAGGAGCGAGAGCGCCAGATCCTCGAGATGCGGCGCCCGCTCGAGGAGGCCCTCGAGGAGGCTGACATCCCAGCCGAGGTGACCGGTCGCCCTAAACACCTCTGGTCGATTCACCGGAAGATCATGCTGCAAGGGCGACCGTACGAGGATATCTACGACCTGATGGCGATGCGGGTTCTCACCGATTCGGTGCAGAGCTGCTACGCCGCGCTCGGCATCATCCACAGCAAGTGGACGCCGATCCCGGAGCGTTTCCACGACTACATCGCGACCCCGAAGTCGAACATGTATCGGTCGCTGCATACGACCGTCTTCGGTCCGGGAAGGCGTCGCTACGAGATCCAGATCCGCACCCATGAAATGCACCGAACCTCGGAGTACGGGATCGCGGCGCACTGGCGATATAAGGAAGACGACGCAGCCCACCGAGGGGGGACCGAGGTCGACGAGGCGCTGACGTGGTTCCGACAAGTGTTGGAATGGCAACAGGATACGGCGGAGCCTGAGGAGTTCATGGAATTCCTCCGCATGGACCTCTTCAGAGGCGAGATCTTCGTTTTCACGCCGGAAGGAGACGTGAAAGCCCTTCCAACCGGCGCCACTCCCATCGACTTCGCGTTCTCCGTTCACACCGAGGTCGGCAACCACTGCGCCGGCGCCAAGGTGAATGGCCGCATCGCCCCACTGTCCCGTGAGCTCAAGAACGGCGATACGATCGAGATCCTGACCAACGCGAAGCAACGGCCGAGCCGAGATTGGCTGGCGTTCGTGAAGACGTCGCGGGCGCGGACGCGAATCCGGCAATGGATCCGCGTGGAGGAGTTCGATTCGGCGTTCAAGATCGGGAAGGACTTGCTGGACCGTGAGCTGAAAAAGGCGAAGCGGACGCTCCCGAGCGATCCGCATGAGCGCCTCGAGGTGGCGATCGCGCTCGCTTACAAGGAGTTCGATCAGGTGTATGCGGCTCTCGGCCGGGGTGACGTCGGTCCAACCGCGGTCATCAAGCAGTTCTTCAGCGACCACGATCCTGCCGAGGTCGCCAAGCGCCAACCCACCGCGCTGGAGCGGATCGCGGCCCGCCTGAAGATCTCCGGCCGTGGCGTGCGCATTCAGGGCATGGACAACCTGATGGTGCGGTATTCGCGCTGTTGTCAGCCGGTGCCCGGAGATCCGGTCATCGGGTACATCACGCGCGGCAGAGGGGTCTCCATCCACAGGCAGGACTGCCCCAATGTGCTCGCGCTCTCCCGCGATCCTGAGCGACGCATCGAGATCGAATGGGCGGCGGAGAAAGGCGATCGATTCTTCGTGAAGCTGTACATGCGGGGATCGGATCGCCGCGGGTTACTTTCCGACGTTGCCAAAGCGATCACGAATACCGGCACCGACATCTCTCACGCGGACATGCGGACCACGGAGGGTGGGATGCACGGCGAATTCGTGGTCGAGGTGCGTGATCTGGCCCACCTCGAAAAGGTTCGCCGCTCGATCGGGCGCGTGAAGGGCGTTCTGGACGTCGAACGGAGAGAGCACTTCGATGACGATGACCTGGGCTGGGCGTGACGCCCCGAGACCGGCAACCGGAGACCGGCAAACTGAAGCGAGTTAGATGAAACGAGCTTTGGTGTGCGGTGCCGGAGGTTTTATCGGTAGCCACCTGGTCCACCGACTCAAAGAAGAGGGTCTTTGGGTGCGGGGAGTCGACCTCAAGCTTCCGGAGTTCTCCGAAACTTCAGCCGATGACTTCGTCGTCGGTGACCTCAGGGACCCCGATGTCTGCAGCAAGGCCTTGGATGAATCTTGTGACGAGGTGTACCAACTCGCCGCCGATATGGGAGGCGCAGGATTCGTCTTCACCGGTGAGAACGACGCGGACATCATGCATAATTCCGCGCTGATCAATCTCAACATGCTAGAAGCGGGTCGCCAAGCTAACATGAAGATGATCTTCTATTCGTCCTCGGCTTGCATCTATCCGGAGCGGAACCAAATGGACCCGGATAACCCAAACTGTGCCGAGGACTCGGCGTACCCGGCTGCTCCTGACAGCGACTATGGCTGGGAGAAGCTCTTTAGCGAGCGGCTCTTCGATGCATTCGGGCGAAACTACGGGATGCAGGTCCGGGTTGCTCGATATCACAATATCTTCGGGCCCGAAGGGACGTGGCAGGGAGGCAAGGAGAAAGTGCCCGCCGCCCTCTGCCGCAAGGTTGCCCAGGCGGAGGATGGTGGGGAAATCGAGGTCTGGGGGGACGGTCTCCAGACTCGGTCCTTCCTTTACGTCGACGAGTGCATTGAGGGTACCCTTCGACTCATGCGATCCGATTGGACGGGCCCCGTAAATATCGGGTCCGACGAAATGGTGACCATCAAGGAGTTGGCCGACATGATCATTGCGATCTCGGGCAAGCAGATCTCGCTTCGACATGTCCCCGGGCCACAAGGTGTTCGTGGGCGGAACTCTGACAACCGCCTGATCGAAGAGCGCCTCGGGTGGAGGCCGACCGCATCCTTACGAGACGGCATCGAAAAGACCTACCGATGGATCGAGCAACAAGTCGCGCACGATGTTGCTGCATGACGACCGCCCTCATCACCGGCATCACCGGCATGGTCGGTTCTCACCTCACCGACTACCTGCTCGACAACAGCGACTGGGACCTCGTTGGGCTCGCGCGTTGGCGCAGCCCTCTCGACAACATCGAGCACCACCTGGATCGCATAAACCGCGGCGATCGGATCCGGCTGGTATATGGCGACCTGCGCGACTACGTCTCGATCCAGCGAGCGATCGAGACTTCGAGGCCCGATTACGTCTTCCACCTGGCGGCGCAGAGCTATCCCCAGACGTCGTTCACCGCGCCGCTCGACACGCTCGAGACCAACATTCAGGGCACCGCACACGTGCTGGAGGCCATCCGGCACTCGGACTTCGATCCGGTTGTCCATGTGTGCGCGTCCTCCGAGGTCTTCGGCCGTGTCCCGAAGGAGCTCGTGCCGATCGGGGAGGAGACGACGTTTCATCCGGCGTCACCGTATGCGATATCCAAGGTGGGAACCGACCTGCTGGGGCGGTATTACGCGGAAGCGTATGGGATGACGGTGATGACGACGCGAATGTTCACGCACACGGGGCCGCGCCGTGGTGACGTCTTTGCCGAGTCCACATTCGCCAAGCAGATCGCGATGATCGAGGCGGACCAGATACCGCCCGTGGTCAACGTGGGCAACCTGGATTCACTACGGACATTCGCGGACGTGCGCGACGCGGTGCGCGCGTATTATCTGCTCGTGACGCATGACCCGGTCGGGGGGGAGTATTACAACATCGGAGGCAACTATTCTTGTACGGTCGGAGAGATGCTCGACACGCTGATCTCGTTCAGCGTCCGAGACGACATCGAGGTAGCGGTCGACCCGGAGCGGCTCCGTCCCATCGACGCAGACCTGCAGGTGCCGGACACGTCGAAGTTCAGGGAGCACACGGGCTGGGAGCCGGAGATCCCATTCGAGACGACCATGCGGGACCTGCTCGATTACTGGCGCGTGCGCGTCGGCAAGGGCCAGAACTTCCTGACGCGGTAAGGCTGAGATGATCATCACGCGCGTCCCTTTCCGCGTCTCCTTCTTCGGAGGCGGCACCGACATGCCGGTCTGGTTCGAGCGCTTCGGTGGCGCCGTCCTGTCGACCACCATCGACAAGTATTGCTACGTGACAGCGCGGCCGTTGCCGCCGTTCTTCGATCACAGGGTGCGCCTGGCCTACTCCCGGATCGAGCTGGTCTCCGAGCTCGACGAGATCCAGCATCCTCTGATCCGCGCAGCGCTAGAGCGCTTCAAGCGGACCGATATCGAGATCCACTACGACGCCGACCTGCCCGCGTGGAGCGGGCTGGGAACGAGCTCCGCGTTCGGCGTCGGCCTTGTTGGGGCGCTGGGCGGGCTCGATGGGCGGCTACTGTCTCGCAAGGACCTCGCCATCGAGGCCATCCGACTCGAGCGACATGTGCTCAAGGAGCCGGGTGGGTATCAGGACCAGGTCGCCGCGGCGTACGGCGGCTTCAACCACATCGAATTCGATCCGACAGGTGACTTCGTGGTCCATCCGATCGTTCTTCCGCCCGAGCGACTGAAGGCATTGCAACGGTCCTTGCTGCTCTGCTACATCCCGAAGGCGCGCCAAAGTGGACAGGTATCACCTGCGCGCAATTACGACCCGGAGGGGTACGATCATTTGCTGCGCTTCATCCACGATTCGGTGAAGTCGGCGCTGCGCATCATCTCGGCCGGGGAAATGAGAGATCTCGGCGACCTGTTGCACGAGACGTGGCTACGCAAGCGCGAGTTCCCTGGAACCACGAACGAGATGATCGACGAGGCGTACAACGCTGCGCGCGATGCCGGGGCGACGGGCGGCAAGATCCTGGGGGCGGGGGCCGGCGGATTCATGATCCTGGTCTGCCCCGAGGAGATGCAGCGCGCGGTCCGCGAGCGGCTCGCCGACCTGCTGTTCGTGCCTTTTTCTTTCGAGCGCACGGGTATGCAGGTCATCCACTACCAGCCCGGGACCCCTCAATGACCGAGTCGCCGATCCTCGTCACAGGCGGTACCGGACTCGTCGGGCGGAACCTCGTCGAGCGTTTACGGGCCGACGGCCACCAGGTCGTCGCGACAGGGAGCGAGTGGGATCTGCGTGAGGCACAGGTGGCACGTGAGCTACTGCAGGAGATCCGCCCCAGGATCCTCTTTCACCTCGCGGCGCGCGTAGGCGGTATCTTTGCCAACTCGACGCAAAAGCCGGGATTCTATAGGGACAACGTGCTGATCAACACGCACGTGCTCGACGCTGCCGTCGATGCGGGCGTCGAGTATGTGTTCGCTATGGGCACGGGGTGTGCGTACCCCAAGCGCCTGGAGGGAGAGCTTCTTCGGGAAGAGGAGTACCTCGACGGCATCCCGGAGGAAACGAACGATGCGTACGCGTACGCGAAGCGCGGCATGCTCGTTCACCTCGAGGCGCTGAAGGAGCACGGCGCCCTCGACTATTGCTACTGCCTCCCGGCGAACCTGTACGGGCCGCACGACAACTTCCACCTGGAGCACTCGCACGTGGTGCCGGCGCTCGTCCGGCGCTTCGTCGAGGCGACCGAGAGCGGAGCGCTGGAGGTAGCGATCTGGGGCGACGGCACGGCGATGCGCGATTTCCTCTACGTCGAGGACTGCGTCGACGCGATGATCCGCCTTCTGGACGAACGCTTTTCAGGGCCGGTCAATGTCGCGTCGGGCGAACAGACGACGGTTCGCGCGCTGGCTGAGACGATCACGGAGGCCGCGGGGTACACGGGGGAGATCACGTACGACACCACAAAGCCGGCGGGCCAGCGGGAGAGGGTCTTCGACGTCCAGAAGATCGGCTCGACGGGTTGGAGCGCCGCGCACACTCTCGAGACCGGCATCAGCCGAACCATCGACTGGTTTCGCTCGCACCGCGGAGATTTCAGAGAGCGATGAGCACGGCGGCGGAGTGACGGAAGCGATCCGGCAGGCCGTCGTACTTGCCGGGGGACTCGGAACCCGCCTCGGGGAGTTGACCGAGAAGCAGCCGAAGTCACTGCTGCCCGTGGGGGGGCGACCGTTTCTCGAGTGGCTGCTCGACAACCTTGCGCGCCAGGGAGTGACCAACATCGTCCTCGCCATCGGCCATCAGGCAGACTCGTTCTCGGAGTGGTTGGCGCGACTCGAGTCGCCGCTGGAGATAGAGACGTTCATCGAGAGCGAGCCACTGGGGACGGGTGGCGCATTGCCGCTTCTGCGCGAGCGGCTCGACCAGAGCTTCTTCGTGCTCAACGGCGACACGCTGTTCGACGCTTCTCTGCCCCGGGTCGGAAAGACTCTGCTCGACTCAGGGAAGCTCGGAGCCGTCGCACTCCGGAGGGTGCCGGACACGGCGCGATACGGACGCGTCAGGCTGGACGGAAGCAACGTCGTCGGATTCGCTGAGAAGAGCGCCCAGAACAACGAAAGCGGAGCGGGGCTCATCAACGGCGGCATCTACGCATTGCGCCGGGAAGCGATCGATCGGCTGGGGACGCCGTCGTCCATCGAGACCGAGCTCCTGCCGGCGCTGGTGGCGGAGGGTGCCCTGAGCGGCGTCGTCGACGAGGGCTTCTTCATCGACATCGGTCTGCCCGAGACGTATGAACGGGCTCAGACGAGCGTGCCCGAGTGGTGGCAGGGCCGCAGCGAGTAGTGGGCGCGCTGGCCACGATCGGC includes:
- a CDS encoding bifunctional (p)ppGpp synthetase/guanosine-3',5'-bis(diphosphate) 3'-pyrophosphohydrolase, which codes for MATTSTTTPPSTPTIRGLPRPLARALEAYADRLDVDAIRDAYELAAEAHAGQTRASGQEYVTHTIEVATLLAQLRLDTASIIVGLIHDVVEDTEISLADLEQRFGSEVATIVDGVTKLGKVQFQSATEQQVENYRKMLLSMAEDARVILVKLADRVHNMRTLEHLSENKRRRIALETREIYAPLAHRLGMAAIRWELEDLAFKFLEPDAYAALTKKIKQRRKERERQILEMRRPLEEALEEADIPAEVTGRPKHLWSIHRKIMLQGRPYEDIYDLMAMRVLTDSVQSCYAALGIIHSKWTPIPERFHDYIATPKSNMYRSLHTTVFGPGRRRYEIQIRTHEMHRTSEYGIAAHWRYKEDDAAHRGGTEVDEALTWFRQVLEWQQDTAEPEEFMEFLRMDLFRGEIFVFTPEGDVKALPTGATPIDFAFSVHTEVGNHCAGAKVNGRIAPLSRELKNGDTIEILTNAKQRPSRDWLAFVKTSRARTRIRQWIRVEEFDSAFKIGKDLLDRELKKAKRTLPSDPHERLEVAIALAYKEFDQVYAALGRGDVGPTAVIKQFFSDHDPAEVAKRQPTALERIAARLKISGRGVRIQGMDNLMVRYSRCCQPVPGDPVIGYITRGRGVSIHRQDCPNVLALSRDPERRIEIEWAAEKGDRFFVKLYMRGSDRRGLLSDVAKAITNTGTDISHADMRTTEGGMHGEFVVEVRDLAHLEKVRRSIGRVKGVLDVERREHFDDDDLGWA
- a CDS encoding NAD-dependent epimerase/dehydratase family protein, with the translated sequence MKRALVCGAGGFIGSHLVHRLKEEGLWVRGVDLKLPEFSETSADDFVVGDLRDPDVCSKALDESCDEVYQLAADMGGAGFVFTGENDADIMHNSALINLNMLEAGRQANMKMIFYSSSACIYPERNQMDPDNPNCAEDSAYPAAPDSDYGWEKLFSERLFDAFGRNYGMQVRVARYHNIFGPEGTWQGGKEKVPAALCRKVAQAEDGGEIEVWGDGLQTRSFLYVDECIEGTLRLMRSDWTGPVNIGSDEMVTIKELADMIIAISGKQISLRHVPGPQGVRGRNSDNRLIEERLGWRPTASLRDGIEKTYRWIEQQVAHDVAA
- a CDS encoding GDP-mannose 4,6-dehydratase, producing MTTALITGITGMVGSHLTDYLLDNSDWDLVGLARWRSPLDNIEHHLDRINRGDRIRLVYGDLRDYVSIQRAIETSRPDYVFHLAAQSYPQTSFTAPLDTLETNIQGTAHVLEAIRHSDFDPVVHVCASSEVFGRVPKELVPIGEETTFHPASPYAISKVGTDLLGRYYAEAYGMTVMTTRMFTHTGPRRGDVFAESTFAKQIAMIEADQIPPVVNVGNLDSLRTFADVRDAVRAYYLLVTHDPVGGEYYNIGGNYSCTVGEMLDTLISFSVRDDIEVAVDPERLRPIDADLQVPDTSKFREHTGWEPEIPFETTMRDLLDYWRVRVGKGQNFLTR
- a CDS encoding kinase translates to MIITRVPFRVSFFGGGTDMPVWFERFGGAVLSTTIDKYCYVTARPLPPFFDHRVRLAYSRIELVSELDEIQHPLIRAALERFKRTDIEIHYDADLPAWSGLGTSSAFGVGLVGALGGLDGRLLSRKDLAIEAIRLERHVLKEPGGYQDQVAAAYGGFNHIEFDPTGDFVVHPIVLPPERLKALQRSLLLCYIPKARQSGQVSPARNYDPEGYDHLLRFIHDSVKSALRIISAGEMRDLGDLLHETWLRKREFPGTTNEMIDEAYNAARDAGATGGKILGAGAGGFMILVCPEEMQRAVRERLADLLFVPFSFERTGMQVIHYQPGTPQ
- a CDS encoding NAD-dependent epimerase/dehydratase family protein, which produces MTESPILVTGGTGLVGRNLVERLRADGHQVVATGSEWDLREAQVARELLQEIRPRILFHLAARVGGIFANSTQKPGFYRDNVLINTHVLDAAVDAGVEYVFAMGTGCAYPKRLEGELLREEEYLDGIPEETNDAYAYAKRGMLVHLEALKEHGALDYCYCLPANLYGPHDNFHLEHSHVVPALVRRFVEATESGALEVAIWGDGTAMRDFLYVEDCVDAMIRLLDERFSGPVNVASGEQTTVRALAETITEAAGYTGEITYDTTKPAGQRERVFDVQKIGSTGWSAAHTLETGISRTIDWFRSHRGDFRER
- a CDS encoding nucleotidyltransferase family protein, with product MTEAIRQAVVLAGGLGTRLGELTEKQPKSLLPVGGRPFLEWLLDNLARQGVTNIVLAIGHQADSFSEWLARLESPLEIETFIESEPLGTGGALPLLRERLDQSFFVLNGDTLFDASLPRVGKTLLDSGKLGAVALRRVPDTARYGRVRLDGSNVVGFAEKSAQNNESGAGLINGGIYALRREAIDRLGTPSSIETELLPALVAEGALSGVVDEGFFIDIGLPETYERAQTSVPEWWQGRSE